In Lolium rigidum isolate FL_2022 chromosome 7, APGP_CSIRO_Lrig_0.1, whole genome shotgun sequence, the DNA window CGTTCATCGGTGATGGTGCTTGGCGATGCTTCATCTGCTGTGATAGTGGTTGCTACTCCTTGTTCGCCGATCTTCCCGATGCGTCATTGCTGATCGGCTTGCGTGttcttggtggcggtgttgtggtTTGGAGGTGATTGTGGAGTGTCGTCTGACGCGACAAATGGTCTTGATCTCTTCAATGGACCACGACTTTTCTCTCGAGCGTTCTTGGGGGAACATCCATGCTTCTCGACGGTGCGATGCTCTTCGATCCGGGGAGAGAGGGAAGGGATCCCTCTTCGGAGTCGGAGACCGTGAGCTGGTCGGATATGTTCATATCGAAGCGATGCCAGGATTACTTCTATTTTTTGTGCCTCCTATGGCCCCTCCTCCCCTAGTGTCGACAATCGGCAAGGCGATGGCCTCGACGTCTCAAGCAaagctgttcttcttcttcttcttttcttatgTTTACTTTTTTCTCTGAGTCTTGTAAGCTGTGTAAGATACGTAATGCGCGCTCTATCTGCCGAAAACGATTTTATTAATTTGAGATAGGGCTACAGCCTTATATTTAAAAAAGATGTGCATGATTTTATCAAGGTACGGGCGAGCGGCGACCTAGGCAGTAGTTCTTCCTGCCTGGTTCCGAACAGGGGAGAAGGGGATAAGAGCAtgcctaacaggccccgtataacacgcccatcccgtaaaattccggcgggatacggggcaggcgcgatttggggcgtctagcaggccccgtattcgggccggcccgtttcggcggaatacggcccctaggaaatcggccccgtcgccccctacttatactgggcgcaggtgcgagtgaggggttaacccctcactcgcaaccctagctccgccgtgcgccgccgcctccgtagttagctccggcgagcaattcctcaCTCCCCCGCACCGCATTCCACCCCAGCTCCGGCATGTACGCTCGCGGGcgcagtaccgcctcgccggcgagcggatcgaagcgatcccgctcgccggacaccgtggaggaggcgtggcggcgccagTGCAAGCGCTCCGCCCAGGGGAGCCAccgtgcggcgtgccggtacgccGGCGCGCTGTACGTGCCGGATTCTCTCCGGGAGTtagccgcgggtgggcggtggtaccgagaagacccgccgctcaagccgatgagcggcgtcgccttcgagaagtggcgcgcCGACTGGGAGCGTGACCGCACgtcgaaggcggcatgggcggcgcgcatcggcagcaccagcggcggaggaagcggaggagatcCGCGAGCcagcgaggaggaagcggaggcggcagaggaggaggcggccttccggcgtgcggtggccgaatccgagAAGGATGCCGCCGAGAAGGCGCGGGTGGAGGcataggaggaggcggcggccatcgccgccgtccgggacttcgaggcggcggaggcgcaggaggaggcggcctcCATCGCGTTCATCCCATTCGTCATCCTTGACGAATAGATGTAGGatagatccgtagtatgatcgcaatgtatgtatgatctgtagtatgatcaatgaagatggacttcccggggttttaatttttgaaaatacgaggcgaaatacggggtctgctagacgaaaTGGCTCTTCCGTTAGCAATTTTTCAATACGGGGCGAAAACCGAGCGTTATACGGGGCATATGAAtacggcctgttagacatgctctaacaatcTGAATCTGATTCTGTTTACATGTACAGCCAGGGGCACTTGTGTCATGGAGTTTAGTCCTAATCCTCAAATGAAACGAAAAGGTCAAATAGTCAAGAGACAAAGTAAATAGTGTAAATAAGGGCAAATTGTAGAGTTTCAAAGTAAAGCATGGCAAAAAAGTAAAATTCCCTCATTTCAGGTGGTTGGAAAGAACGGCCGATGGCGTCCGCCATTGCCGCCGCGACGGCTCCTCCCACGGGCGCCCAGCACTCTGTCCTCCTCCTGCGCCGCGCCAACGACTACCTCGCCGCCGCCCTACGGGCGCGCTACCGCGTCCTCAGCTTCTACGACTCgggcggcgcgcccctcccggccttcctcgccgcgtccgccgccgcggaGCCCGAGGCCCCGCGGGCTGCCCTCGTCGTTGGCGTCGACGCCGCCTTCCTCgtggccggcgccggcgaggtctTCTCCACGGACGTGGCCGACCACGCCATAGGGCTCCTCATCGACGTGCTCCGGAATGTCTCCGCGGCCGACCGCTACGTCTGCCGCGGGCTGTGGCCCGTCCAAGGGGACTACCCGCTCGGATCCAAGGTCCGTCCTTTCTTTCTCTACCTACTGAGCACAGTAACAACAGATAAATGGAGTATTATCTGAAGATTTTCTTAGTTTAGGCCTTACAAAGTTTGAACTCAGATCTTACAAGGCCGAAGGCCGGGTATCTTCTTGTCCATCTCGGAAAGAAAGAATTGTACTAGGATGCTTACGCAAACTGCTTCCCATGAATTGCTCAATTAGAGCAACAGTAGGGTAGTAGAATTGAGACTTTTTTTCTGTTATAAAAAAAATCCAAATCTGGAGTCTGGACACTACCCCCACATTATTACAGTGTTCATCATTCAATTCCTCACTGGTTCTAAGTGCTAACTAATTACCGGAAGTCCTGTTCTTCGAATACATTTTTACTTTCAGTGAAAAATACTGCCAACACTAATGCCGACACTTTACCAGCTCGGTGGCAAGCGCGTAGGCATCATCGGTTTGGGGAGCATCGGTTCATCCATCGCCAAGCGTCTCAAAGCATTTGGCTTTGTCATCCAGTACCATTCCAGGAGACCAAAGGATGGTGTCTCCTTCAGATACTTCCACGATGTGATCAGCCTCGCTACCGAATCCGACGCGCTCATTGTCGCGTGCGCGCTGAACGACCAGACGCGGCACATCGTCAACAAGGAAGTCCTGAGGGCACTAGGTAAAGATGGCGTAGTGGTGAACATCGCTCGCGGAGGGAACATTGACGAGGCGGAGCTGATCAGCATGCTGAGGGAAGGCAAGATAGCTGGCGCGGGCCTAGACGTCTTTGAGAAGGAGCCCGTTGTGCCGCCGGAGTTCTTCTCCATGGACAACGTGGTGCTAACTGCTCATGAGGCGGTCTTCACCACAGAGTCTGGCTCCGACCTTTGCGACCTCATGATTGGGAACCTCGAGGCGTTCTTTGATGGTAGGCCATTGCTCACGCCTGTGCCTCCCAAGTAGATGTGGTGGAGAATAGAACAAGAGATCATACCAAACTCAGTGTGCATACAACGTTTGTCATGTTAGATATATGCTGCTCCTTGTCCGAGTTACCAGGGGTGACAAGGAAATATATGCTACTCCTTGTCCAAGTTACCAGGGTGATGACAAGTAGATATATGCTACCTATTGTCTGAGTTACCACAGGACACAAGCCGGACCTAGCGAGAGCACTACCCTCACCTATGATGTGTTACATCTGGCCACCAAGTTCTTTTGCAGCCCTCACCGGTCATCATCATCGCCCGTCCAGGTCCGTCCAGCGACGGCTCCTGACATGCACATCCCCACGCTAGAGGGGCCCTGCTTACCTCTCCGACTTGGGACCATAATCGCTCAGTTTTCACCAAGTCGCCAACAAGGTTAGTGCTTCTCGCTTGCATTACATTTCTAAACAGAGGATGGTACCTTTTTTATGCTCCATATGTTCTAGCTTTACCGTTGGAAGAATTAGGTTTCATGTTTGCTGCAACAAATATGGCAGCATTTCCCGTTTGTTGATCGGACCTAGGTTATTAGATGCAAAGGTGTTCCCACACTAGTGGCCCCATTGAGTGTAGATAGATATTTCTACCTAACTTTCACCTTGTCATAGTAGTtatgaaaaaaaaaaagtttagcaACATGAGACTTGGGGTATGTTTGGCTGGTATCCATAGCCATCCTAGCAAAATTTGATAGCCTATGATTctttggttgtttgttgtttgccaaaaTTTTAGTTCATATGGAAAGCGGACTAAAAGAGAACAACAAAAGAGAGATCACTTTCGACGATTGAACAGCACTTTTATATCCAGATTGGAACTGGACTTGAACCTTCATATCCATCTTGCCAGCCTTCCTCACATTCCTTTCACAAGCATTGCTAATTATTTCGCCAATGAGGGGTCTagggatatcttatttattttgtcTAGTGAAATTGCTAAAATTTTATACATCGTGATATGGCATGAATCAAACATACCGAACCAGAGAGATTATGTTCCTTCATGAATCGTAACTACATTTTTATGCATCTCTCTTGTCTAAGTTATCCTTTACATAACAGTTATAATATCTAGAGCGAAGGAGTAATTTACCTACCTTCCCCCTAGAACCGTAAAAGTCAGGCTGTTCTTTGAGCTTTTAGCGTTTCCTGTTACATGTTCTACTTCGTTATCCATATGGGGAAAATATATAGGTTTATTTGGGATGGACAGTGTGGCACTACCATTCTCCAAGATGAACACGACTGATGACATGGGTGGCCGATCTTTTGGGTTGTCCTGCACACACAAGAGTCCTAACTGGATACAGAGCAAAGCTTCATCTATTATATAGCTCTCCACAATGTCATGTTCTACCAAATCCTTGATGTTCCCTTTGTTCCATTGGTTCCACGCCTGAATAAAACAATCAAATCACAACTGAGTtcccaaaagaaataaagaagttcaattatatagttttttttttggcaaatttAGGAATGCT includes these proteins:
- the LOC124673064 gene encoding glyoxylate/hydroxypyruvate reductase HPR3-like, whose protein sequence is MASAIAAATAPPTGAQHSVLLLRRANDYLAAALRARYRVLSFYDSGGAPLPAFLAASAAAEPEAPRAALVVGVDAAFLVAGAGEVFSTDVADHAIGLLIDVLRNVSAADRYVCRGLWPVQGDYPLGSKLGGKRVGIIGLGSIGSSIAKRLKAFGFVIQYHSRRPKDGVSFRYFHDVISLATESDALIVACALNDQTRHIVNKEVLRALGKDGVVVNIARGGNIDEAELISMLREGKIAGAGLDVFEKEPVVPPEFFSMDNVVLTAHEAVFTTESGSDLCDLMIGNLEAFFDGRPLLTPVPPK